One Acropora palmata chromosome 2, jaAcrPala1.3, whole genome shotgun sequence genomic window, ttacacaacactgctgaccgcgcggaaactgtgttcagccaccttaactGCGTGACTGGTTGTGCACCAGATAACTCAGATAGTCTAACGGATCAGTTTATTAAACGCTCAGACGTTTCGACAAGCACCACAAGAAGTTTAAAGAAACTTCAGATTCCCTTCCTAAAGTCTGCAACTGGAAAGAGATCCCTTTACTATAGGACTGTAAGGATTTGGAATGCGCTGGATCCGTTGCTCAAATTAGGTAGTACACTACAAGaatctaaacaaaaattacagagcattttattaattaaaagacTTTATAGACAGTACAGCGTAATTTAATTATGTAACATATTATATAGGCTTGATTACACTGCTTTTGTAGatagtaaattgtttttcttttttcgttttatcCCTTATCATGTATTCTCTGAAAGGCCTTTCGGTTGCACCTCGTGAGTCCACATTTTAACCACTCTGATGACACATACCGTTGAATATAAGAGTATATacccagtgccgtagcaagggtaatataagtgggggggcacgcaagtgctggaggcgtgagccactaggggggtctgggggcatgctcccccagaaaaatttgaaatctagagacttggaaatgctatttccagcgttctccaagagctatttgtgatttacgcatatcgcgaattatttacttcgtacattgtcttagcaaaccaatgcgcattgagagcataacacttgcaacgtcaattacaaaatagaaaaccaactatctctgcatcttgaaaccagcaaatgtttcacctttcagagtcatcacagtaagttcgtacctattaaactgtctgagttgccttagaggcaaacgtagacttcattggcaggtcgtttcttgaaaacttcccaaacagttgcctgataatattttattttcaatattttatacaggtctgtttttacttcttgggaaaaaaactgggggggcacgggcccccccggcccctccccttgctacggcactgatacCACGCTAAACCATATCCAGTTTGATAAGTAATGattaataaaagcaaaagtatTTTATCAAGTTTGAAACACTCGGCGTAGCCTTTCTTCTTTAGGGCTTGATGAAACACGAATTGCAAATTTattgaacggcttcaaaagCTTAATGTACATCTATCTATCCATGATTCCTACACTGACATTTCGATTATGGGTTATTTGGGCCCAGAAAATCAGACGTAAAACTGAGCCGTGTCTATATCAGACATAAACACACTCATTAAACATTAATTTCTATTGGATTTCCGCCATGGATTATTTAATGAGGTCTTAAAATACCGTTTACAGCGCGTTTgtatttattcagtttttgcgGTGTTTGCATGGTATGCGAAAAGAAGTAACTTGCTTAGATCACTGGAACTAAACGCgtaatatatttgttgtttttacaatgtgatataatttattaagaCAACTGAGTTATCATGCGCGTTTTGATTAATCAGAAGCCTACCAGTTACGGtccttgaaataattttctatCACGCGTCGTATTATTGATAAATCGAAAAAAGGGAGATCATAAACCGTATTTTCTGGTAAGAGTCCTTGCTAGTTATGTTATTGTTGTTCTCTAAAATCAATAGGCGCACCTAATGGGATTGCCGGGTTCTGAAGCAAGCTTTTTCTCGCGTTCTACTAAAATTTCGCCAAtacgacaaaagaaaagaaataaactgaaactgttaacttttttcattctttgacaTCATCATCCACCTTGAACTCAATCTTCACgtcatctccgataagttggaatggagcccagtGTCTCATCTCAGAAAACTCCTTAGATTCCCGAAGGCATTTTATCGATTGGTGAACAGCAACACTGgcggtttttccttccttcaggtgttggtagaaacttttcatgaataCCATGGTCGCTTCGTCATCTATTGCCCACAGGgccaccaacacagaacgagcaccagctgccaagaaggcacgtgcgataccgaccacaccTTCGCCCTTGAACATtctgcctcgtccactgtgacagcaacttaaGACCACAAGGCGAGCTCGAATATTGGCAACCTGCACATCGGAcatctttaaaatgaaatcctCTTCCTGAGGGAATTGTGAAGTCCATCCGGGGTTTGGGGACAAGGCAATTTCTCCAGTGAGTTCGTTTCCGTGGgcagcaatatgaattaaaccaactgacgacatctgtttcatcacttcagcttttgttgcctgtctCCCGACTAGAGGTGTCGTGttgagaattgatgcaatTGATTCTACTTCCTTTTGAGCACATGGTAAGTCGTGCCAGACTCccttcaaatctttcaagcaAGGATTTCCGACCAAGAGCGCCCCTGTTTTCTTGTAATGGCCTTCGGGTACATttaagatcaattgataacttgtaagAGATGGAACAGTGCGAATCCTAATCGATTCATTAACTGCGGCCCATGGAGTAAAGCACAGCGCACCATCAGGAACAATGACCATCTCGTCGTCTTGAGGTCCAAGCATGTCAACAATTGGGCCAATAATTCCATCATAAAATACCTTAAAAGGATTGTCTAAAGACTGAAATGACTTCTTCACTTCTTCGCACACTTCTCTGCTAAACGGGCAATCACGGGTGAGTTCATCAAATGAGCGATCTTCACATCTTACACGAACATCAGTTCCTATTTTTTCTAGACATGATTGCAGTAACGCCCGCACAGGAAATTTGTCTGTTCTATCACCCTCCAGCTTCCCTTTCCGAAATGTAACTTTCTTTCCCCTCCTTAGAAGCCAGATATTGATCGTTAGTCCTTCAATTGCTAGGAAAAGTGTTGGTGAAGAAAGCTCTGTGAAGAAGCGAGATACTATCTCTTTGAGGTGAATTGTAGCAGCTAGCTTGGATGCAGGGAGTTTATATTGAATCAGCAAATTATCAGTCAAAGTCTGCGCTCGTCCCCTTTCAGCCGCAAACAAAGCCTCATCCAACTTTTCAAGTCTTAGCAACGACTTCCATAAGAACGTGTTCGTCGTCTCGTACAGCTcacgaaagtttattttccaatcatCTTTAGACTTCAAGCAAGCTCTCACACCATTAAAGGCGTCCACAGCGGAACCAAAATTATCTGCCGCGTTTCCAAAATGTCCAAGAGAAAAGAATCCAATTCCAATGTTGTGAAAAGCAATTCCTTCTctggcccgatcaccgatttcttttgcaattttcaaatgtttttcatgatactcgatggctttttgatagtcacccagtgactggtaagcattaccgagatttccataagctcctccttgtccggcccgatcaccgatttcttttgcaattttcaaacgtttttcatgatactcgatggctttttgatagtcacccagtgactggtaagcattaccgagatttccataagctcgtccttctccggcccgatcaccgatttcttttgcaattttcaaatctttttcatgatactcgatggctttttgatagtcacccagtgactggtaagcattaccgagatttccataagcttttccttctccggcccgatcaccgatttcttttgcaattttcaaatctttttcatgatactcgatggctttttgatagtcacccagtgactggtaagcattaccgagatttccataagcttttccttctccggcccgatcaccgatttcttttgcaattttcaaatgtttttcataatactcgatggctttttgatagtcacccagtgactggtaaggattaccgagatttccataagctcctccttctccggcccgatcaccgatttcttttgcaattttcaaatgtttttcatgatactcgatggctttttgatagtcacccagtgagtagtaagcattaccgagatttccataagctcgtccttctccggcccgatcaccgatttcttttgcaattttcaaatgtttttcatgatactcgatggctttttgatagtcacccagtgagtagtaagcattaccgagatttccataagctcgtccttgtccggcccgatcaccgatttcttttgcaattttcaaatctttttcatgatactcgatggctttttgatagtcacccagtgactggtaagcattaccgagatttccataagctcgtccttgtccggcccgatcaccgatttcttttgcaattttcaaatgtttttcatgatactcgatggctttttgatagtcacccagcgactggtaagcattaccgagatttccataagctcctccttctccggcccgatcaccgatttcttttgcaattttcaaatgtttttcatgatactcgatggctttttgatagtcacccagtgagtcgtaagcattaccgagatttccataagcttttccttctccggcccgatcaccgatttcttttgcaattttcaaatgtttttcatgatactcgatggctttttgatagtcacccagtgactggtaagcattaccgagatttccataagctcgtccttgtccggcccgatcaccgatttcttttgcaattttcaaatctttttcatgatactcgatggctttttgatagtcacccagtgactggtaagcattaccgagatttccataagctcgtccttctccggcccgatcaccgatttcttttgcaattttcaaatgtttttcatgatactcgatggctttttgatagtcacccagtgagtcgtaagcattaccgagatttccataagctcgtccttctccggcccgatcaccgatttcttttgcaattttcaaatctttttcatgatactcgatggctttttgatagtcacccagtgactggtaagcattaccgagatttccataagcttttccttctccggcccgatcaccgatttcttttgcaattttcaaatctttttcatgatactcgatggctttttgatagtcacccagtgactggtaagcattaccgagatttccataagctcctccttctccggcccgatcaacgatttcttttgcaattttcaaatgtttttcatgatactcgatggctttttgatagtcacccagtgagtcgtaagcattaccgagatttccataagctccttcatctccggcccgatcaccgatttcttttgcaattttcaaatctttttcatgatactgaaTGGCTTTGTAGACCCTCTCATGTCCGTCTTTGTCACTCATTTCCTTTTaccataaataaagaaagaaatgagtaaTGAGTTACTGCAACAAACGGAAAAATAATACGCTTTCGAGTCGAAGTAACATGTTCTAGAGGAATAGTTGTCAATTGATTTAACctacttttactttcaatgCTTCCTCTGCAACGGAGAgatttattttctctgttaATGGCCATGGCAGCAAATTGGATTCATGGATGTTTTTGGACGCATGATTGCTGTTTCTTCTACACATTTCAAACCTATCAATcaactctttgtttcttgactTTTACTCATTTGCGACGATGACCCTTTATTACTTTGTTCAAGGTGAAACATCTGAATGATCtcgaaaaaatcttgaacCAGCAGCTCTGTGCTTAGTGCAGAAAGACTAGATCTTAAGGCTAGGGGTTTCAAGAAGAGGGTTTTGATATTCACGTCACGAAGGTTCATGAGGTGAAAGAGGGATGGTCAAACCGGTTCTTGGGACAGATGTTCTTGGAGGTTTTAATGAGATGTAGGTCGTTTAAGTAGACCAGCCTATTTACTTATTCATCTAATCaattgaagtttgttttcgatgTAGCCTACGACGAGACAATGCAAAGAGACAAAGTCATGGCACCCATGGTCAAATCACTAAATTCATgtatcaaagacagcaaccacgcacttgaaattctccgtaatttcaatttctcgggcgagaacaaaatcatttttatcacgGAAATAACATCCTTATATACTGTAAttcaaagtgaagagtgatcatcgcagtaaaatttccaacttttaaGCAGCTGGAAGATAGAAGCctaaaaaatatcagggcttcaacgggattcgaactcGTGGCCTCCGCGATGACccgtgcgatgctcgaccaactgagctgtgaagcgaGACATttggagcgaggtcaatttgttgagttcatatcttcccgtgtagtgaaatgatgtgaaatgtgcatgaaatacaaatatgcagtacaaatatgcatttcatatacatttcaCACTGTAATTCCTAagaatgaaggcctccaacCACTCAACTGAATACTTTTTcaatcaacgtcctatcaaaaaaccgagctTGGAAACCGTGACTCGGTCTAGCTGAGCTGGTGttcacactcaactgtttttcatttggtgacaactactacaaaaacaaatcaacggtgttgcaatgggaaccaaaatgggacctagctacgccaacctcttcgtaggctacatcgaaaacaaatttttctccaactaccaaggaccaaaagctgatctttatAAACGCTATTtatacatcgatgactgcgtcggtgctacttcatccagcagagaagaactcaACCTATTTATTACCTCGGTCAACTCCTTTCACCCGGGCTAAAATACACTTGGGAAATTTCTggaaattcattagctttcctcgagattaaaactttctatcaacgacaatgGTTTATctactagcgtacactacaaaccgactgattctcataactatttgttgcattcgtcctctcatccacaacacgtaaaaaatgccattccattctctcaatttctcagactgagacgcctctgcagtgacgattCCGACttgaacaacaaatgcgaggaaatgtgcttACCATCcgcaaaaccttgcaatcaaaaatgtcattctcaaaaacttcaaaattctccgcaacgcttccgaaactaaacacatattttctctgccaccactcatttcattcaaacgcgacaaaaacttagatAATTTCTTATTTAGGAGCGCATTTAAGCCTGACAACgaaaccaggaaccttcacatgtaaacgcacacgatgcaaaacttgtccctttatttcgaACACAGTTACGATCTCAGGACCAAATCGATCCGCTAAAGTCACGGACCACTTTACATGCTTCTCCGTCAATGTCATCTGTTCGATATATAATCTGCACACTATGCAAGAATCTACATAGGtgaaacagggagaagattgGCGGACCGCTTTCGCAAACACCCATGagacgtagaaaaaaaaacgacacatGCGTTCAAACCAGTTGCGCGCGAGTTCAATCTAACTAATCACTCTCACCACGagatgactatttgcgggctatgcttacaccacggaaacacggaaagccgcaaaaatttcgaacaaaaattcatcttttaacggggtacactctctccacacggaattaaagaacgcctctcattccactataatttattcacaaatttccatcagtggcaaagctcctctacactttCATACAAACCTActacaccccacaattcctctattcgctctgacgaagggctaacgctcgaaacgtcagctttctaaacctttcacggcgGTAATTCAAcgtttatcaactcgtttgataaaaccaaaaagttttaaataatgatcttaacacataatggcgatcatatataacaaacatcgTACCTGACTCCCTGGAGTCCGCGAAATCTCATGACGGAAACTGATTCATGggcattaattattttgtttcacataGATTTTGCCAGTtgcttcttgtttgtttgtttgcttgttttttttgccaacGGACGTTTAAGGaataggaaaaataaaagctggCATTAATTGATGGTTCTTAACAACATTGTTTCGttggatgaaaataaacatgttacTACCAAGAACCTTGGAGTCCCGTAAAtcgtataaacaattaattttatagatctgaaaataatacagcaaatcacatatttatttttgctaagtgaaaacaacaaaaaaaaaaaaacgaaacagcgCAAGTCCATTGTATCAACCACACGAACAGATTTAACTGAACAAACCACGTGAACAATTTCAGAATTCGCACGTGATAGATTACATAATTCGACaagagaaacaacttaaatcaaCCAAGGCTTACAACGGAAATGGAAAATCAACTGTAGTATCGATGGGATTCCAGAGTTTGGTTGAAACATCTGATAAACTTCTCAAGTGTAAGCAACAATCTAACAGACCATTTGTGAACTAGTGAACTACTCACATTCCACATCTaataatgtcaataaaaaaaatataaaataaagtaaatgctCCTCATGAAAACAAGTATTTCGAATGTCATATCAAGGTCAGACGCAGCTTGATGATGTTTATAATCACCGAAGGATGTTTTGTAATCATCCTTACATTTTCCTCTTCAGGTTACTCAGTTGAATTTAtttcgtttaattttgaagtttgaagaaTGCAACTCTTGTTGAGCAGTAAATACCTATCTTGTTGCCGTGACTGGTTTTAAATCAACACTGGaatgctgtttttcctttctttgatatttttaggcattcgctgataaattatcaacggagaaaacctttttactAATCGCAATAAGAATCTTCAATAATGTTTCCTTCTAATCCTTCAATATATCACGCGCTACACCACAACAATTGCAGACAGAAGTAAAGACTGAAACAAGATCCAAATACAACCGAATACATTCATCTGTGTCTGTGTTAACACAATCGTAACTGCGCTGATTAGTTGCTGATTCTTATCCAGTGCGCCTTTTACATCCAAGGCGTTAATTCTCATTCCACTCGCTGTCAGGCTTCATGAACCACGACAAATATACAGACAGATTTAGAAAGAAGAGAACCTATGGCCTTTAAAAGCAGATCCAAATGAAAGGTAAAATAGCCAAAGTTGAGGGAAGGATAACAGAGCTTTGTCTTAGTGCAACGGTGTGTTGCTTTCTTCCTGTGAGATCTAAACCCTTGTTCCCT contains:
- the LOC141873457 gene encoding uncharacterized protein LOC141873457, giving the protein MSDKDGHERVYKAIQYHEKDLKIAKEIGDRAGDEGAYGNLGNAYDSLGDYQKAIEYHEKHLKIAKEIVDRAGEGGAYGNLGNAYQSLGDYQKAIEYHEKDLKIAKEIGDRAGEGKAYGNLGNAYQSLGDYQKAIEYHEKDLKIAKEIGDRAGEGRAYGNLGNAYDSLGDYQKAIEYHEKHLKIAKEIGDRAGEGRAYGNLGNAYQSLGDYQKAIEYHEKDLKIAKEIGDRAGQGRAYGNLGNAYQSLGDYQKAIEYHEKHLKIAKEIGDRAGEGKAYGNLGNAYDSLGDYQKAIEYHEKHLKIAKEIGDRAGEGGAYGNLGNAYQSLGDYQKAIEYHEKHLKIAKEIGDRAGQGRAYGNLGNAYQSLGDYQKAIEYHEKDLKIAKEIGDRAGQGRAYGNLGNAYYSLGDYQKAIEYHEKHLKIAKEIGDRAGEGRAYGNLGNAYYSLGDYQKAIEYHEKHLKIAKEIGDRAGEGGAYGNLGNPYQSLGDYQKAIEYYEKHLKIAKEIGDRAGEGKAYGNLGNAYQSLGDYQKAIEYHEKDLKIAKEIGDRAGEGKAYGNLGNAYQSLGDYQKAIEYHEKDLKIAKEIGDRAGEGRAYGNLGNAYQSLGDYQKAIEYHEKRLKIAKEIGDRAGQGGAYGNLGNAYQSLGDYQKAIEYHEKHLKIAKEIGDRAREGIAFHNIGIGFFSLGHFGNAADNFGSAVDAFNGVRACLKSKDDWKINFRELYETTNTFLWKSLLRLEKLDEALFAAERGRAQTLTDNLLIQYKLPASKLAATIHLKEIVSRFFTELSSPTLFLAIEGLTINIWLLRRGKKVTFRKGKLEGDRTDKFPVRALLQSCLEKIGTDVRVRCEDRSFDELTRDCPFSREVCEEVKKSFQSLDNPFKVFYDGIIGPIVDMLGPQDDEMVIVPDGALCFTPWAAVNESIRIRTVPSLTSYQLILNVPEGHYKKTGALLVGNPCLKDLKGVWHDLPCAQKEVESIASILNTTPLVGRQATKAEVMKQMSSVGLIHIAAHGNELTGEIALSPNPGWTSQFPQEEDFILKMSDVQVANIRARLVVLSCCHSGRGRMFKGEGVVGIARAFLAAGARSVLVALWAIDDEATMVFMKSFYQHLKEGKTASVAVHQSIKCLRESKEFSEMRHWAPFQLIGDDVKIEFKVDDDVKE